The DNA sequence TCTGAACGCCGCGATCAACAATCTTGCCAAGTGTCTCAAGAAGAAAGACAAGATTACCCTCACCGGATTTGGCACGTTCTATGTCGCCAAGCGCCGCGCGCGCAAGGGGCGCAATCCCCAGACCGGAGCGGAGATCACGATCAAGGCCGGACATGTACCAAAGTTCAAACCCGGCAAGCAGTTGAAGGAGTGGGTGTCATAAATTGGTCGTTGTCAAAGACCTGGAAAAGGCAATGATGCGTAGCGCATCGTTGCCTTTTTCATTGGTGGGGCTCCATGATTGACTCGCATTGCCACACTGCTGGGAAGGAGTTCGATGCCGATCGCGACGCGGTGCTCGCGCGCGCATGGCAGGCGGGGCTCACGCAACTCATCGTGATCGGCGCGGGCGATGGCTTGGAAGGCAATGCCGGCGCGTGCGCGCTGGCCGACCGCGAACCGCGCGTCATGGCCACCGTCGGCATCCACCCCCACGACGCCGCGCTCTACACGGCAGACACCCTCGACACCATCCGCGTCCTCGCCCGCACCCGCCGCGTCGTCGCGATCGGCGAGATCGGCCTCGACTATCATTACACGCACGCCCCGGCCGCCACGCAACAGGGAGCGTTCCGCGCCCAACTCGCGCTCGCCGCCGAACTGAACCTCCCGGTCGCCATCCACACCCGCGAGGCCGATACGGACATCCTGACCATCCTCCGCGACACCACGCCACGACCGCACGGCGTGATCCACTGCTTCACCGGCACGCTCGCGTTCGCGCAGCAATGCCTCGACCTCGGCTTCTACCTCTCCATTCCCGGCGTCCTCACGTTCAAAAAATCCGACACCTTGCGCGACACCATCCGCCAACTCCCACCCGACCGCCTACTCATCGAAACCGACAGCCCCTACCTCGCCCCCGTCCCCTACCGCGGCAAACGCAACGAGCCCGCCTATATCGTCGAGACCCTCAACACCCTTGCCCCGCTGCTCAACCTCTCCCCCGACGCCTGCGCCCAGCTCACCACCGCCAACACCCGCCGCTGCTTCAACCTCCCCACACCAACTGTTAACTACTAAGTCTTCGTCCGCCCAGCAGGCCATGCTGTTGGTCGATAGACGAACCGACGGAGAATCAAGATATTGTAGTGTTGACTGGTGTGCGACGGGGCTACGCGGACGCGATGGGACATCAGTCGAGCTCACGGGCCGGCGGTCTCCCAGGGGCTCTCGCAGCCGTTTTCTCCTTGCGTAATGTAAAGACGAAAACGGCGAGGGTGAGCGGCGCTTCGCCTCGATGGCGAAGCGACCGCGTACCCTGGGAGACCGCCGGCCCGCGAGCTCGGCCCCGTCTACAAGCAAGCACAGGCTCAAAAAATGAATTACGGCACTTTCGGCTTCGTGACTTCGATGTATTGCATCCGCAGTGTGTA is a window from the Deltaproteobacteria bacterium genome containing:
- a CDS encoding HU family DNA-binding protein, whose protein sequence is MTKAELVANIAKECKLSKAESERYLNAAINNLAKCLKKKDKITLTGFGTFYVAKRRARKGRNPQTGAEITIKAGHVPKFKPGKQLKEWVS
- a CDS encoding TatD family hydrolase produces the protein MIDSHCHTAGKEFDADRDAVLARAWQAGLTQLIVIGAGDGLEGNAGACALADREPRVMATVGIHPHDAALYTADTLDTIRVLARTRRVVAIGEIGLDYHYTHAPAATQQGAFRAQLALAAELNLPVAIHTREADTDILTILRDTTPRPHGVIHCFTGTLAFAQQCLDLGFYLSIPGVLTFKKSDTLRDTIRQLPPDRLLIETDSPYLAPVPYRGKRNEPAYIVETLNTLAPLLNLSPDACAQLTTANTRRCFNLPTPTVNY